In the genome of Acidimicrobiia bacterium, one region contains:
- the ybeY gene encoding rRNA maturation RNase YbeY, translated as MNVYLSDEQGHPADAASLLAFAEKVLQAERFPGDSELAVYLVSPKEMAVYNERFMGRKGPTDVLAFPLEVLVPGEPPRSLPGEPPINLGDVFLCPEEVERRARREQIPYDDFVHLLLAHGILHLLGYEHDDESGAETMERREDELLDLIGRTWQ; from the coding sequence GTGAACGTCTACCTGAGCGACGAACAGGGTCATCCTGCCGATGCCGCCTCGCTTCTCGCCTTCGCCGAGAAGGTGTTGCAGGCCGAGCGGTTTCCCGGCGACTCCGAGTTGGCCGTCTACCTGGTGTCCCCCAAGGAGATGGCCGTCTACAACGAGCGCTTCATGGGACGCAAGGGTCCCACCGACGTCCTCGCCTTCCCCCTCGAGGTGCTGGTCCCCGGCGAGCCACCCCGGTCGCTGCCCGGCGAGCCGCCGATCAACCTCGGTGACGTCTTCCTGTGCCCGGAGGAGGTGGAGCGCAGGGCCCGGCGAGAGCAGATCCCATATGACGACTTCGTCCATCTGCTCCTCGCCCACGGCATACTTCACCTGTTGGGATACGAGCACGACGACGAGAGCGGCGCCGAGACCATGGAGCGGCGCGAGGACGAGCTACTCGACCTGATCGGGAGGACCTGGCAGTGA